The DNA segment CTGTCCTCTCCTGAGCCAGAGTTTCAGGAGTAACTTAAGGTGTCATTACCACTTATGGGGTACATAGTAGAGGTAGGAGTCCTAACCAAGATAAGAGTGCTGGAAATCTgtagaatgaaggaagaaataagcaAGCAAATAGGATTGAATCATTAGTTTCAGAAAATACgatactgtgtttttaaaatttgttcatatatttgttttgggAAATCAAATTTCTAATGGCTGCATAATACTTTATATATGAGCAATTTTGCCTTAGTTTATTTAAACATTCTGCTCCTGGTCATTTAGGATAGTCCCCACTTGTTTCTATTTTAATAGCAGTAAGATTGGTATAGGCCAAACAGTCCTCTAGTGTCACAAAAGTTTCCCTGTGCCAGTCTCACTCTTCATCACCAACCACATAATCAGGGAAACCCAAAGGTAACACATTTGCTGTAACTGAACCGCCAGTCTACAAAACACCTTTCCCTAGTTCTTCTCTATCTTGAAGTGATATGGTTTGTTTCTCTTCCCCAGATTTATTCTTGTGAACTTCATTTTTGGTTTCTGATCACTTGGCTTCCCTAATTTCCTAGGGTCATTATTAATGTGCTCTGCCCAGGTGCTGATTCCTTCTCAATCTGGAATCATCTACATATATTAAAGACAATGTTTTTCTTCCTCCGCCCTTCCTGCTCCACCCCTTAAATAGGGAAAGGGGTTGTCACAAAGGTTGTGGATACTCAGTGTATGTCTGAACTTGGGCACTGAAAGAGAGAGCGGGAATTACTCTAACACACAGTCATCCCATCCATCCCCTCCATGCAACCGTCAACAGTTTACCTTTTCACCTGTGAGATGATGCAGAGTGTTATTCggaattagaaataatattataGACTATCCAGTTCAATTCCctaacagatgaggaaaatgatgTGGCCAAGGTCTCTGAATGAATACGTGGCAGAAACGAAACTGAATTCAGGTCTCCTAAAACCCAGTACGTTTGGCTTGGAGAGTTCCGGATGAGAGCATGGGACTTGGTGGTTTTTGTTATTCATTCAATAACTATATTAAGCGTCTACATACTAGGTGCCAGGCAGTATTTTAGGAGCTGGGGATTCCGTGATGAAGGATGCAGGggagacaaaaatctctgcccttATGGAGCTTTCATTGCCAAAACTTAAGTACTTGGCCTCCCCATCCGGGACAAACTCCCAGGGACCTGGGTAGGAGCGGTAGGGTCTCGTAAAGGAGGGAGTCCCATCCTTTCCCAGCTCCGGTGATTTCTATAGCGAGAGGGCTGATTTACTGCAGAAACCTCCGTAgtgccctcctcctcctgcctctgcacCGCCAGGCCCGGTGGGGCCGGCTCCAGAGCGCCACCGTGCCCCAGCTCAACTCTGGGATGATTAGCATCAGCTTCTCTACCCTCTCCGCTTTCCTGCGCACCGCTGGAGGACAGGGAGGCAGGACTCGACTTTAGCGCCATCCTCTGAGAAAGGAATGCGGGCTGGAAAAATCCTTCCAGGGCAGTCGCGCTGGGTCTCATACCCCGGCTAGGGGAGGGACGATCTCTCCCGGACTTGGAGGTTTATGCAGCAAACGGCTCTCTCATGCTTCCCTATTAAACATTGCAACCACACACTCTTTCTAGCCTCGGCCGAAGCCACTGCAGCgtcccctctcctccccccaCCTCGCTAGTCCAGACTCCACAGCCCCACTGCAGCTTCCAGCCATCCTCCCTTTTTCTTCTCCACTTCCTGGTTACCATGGAGACACACGTCATTTACGTGCCGTGCGTCGCCTTGGAAACAGAGGAGCATCCGCGGCGCCGCCGGGAGACCCGCCCCAGCTGCTGCTGCCACACTCGCGGGCGCTGCCAGTTAATGGCCTGGGGGAGTCCCGAGTGCTACGCGCCGCTGGCCTCAGCCCGGACCCGGACCCCTCCGCGAGCGCGTCTGTGACCCACGGAACCGGCAGGCGCTCTCTGCTTGTGGCGCCCAGGGGCGGCGCTGACACGGGCGCAATCCGGGAGgtgaggcagggcagggcacTTTCGTCCCGGGGCGAGCCCAAGAGACGCCGGCTCTGGGACCCTCTCCGGGTTCTCGTCCCGCCGCCTCTTCTCGGCCTCCCGCGACCCTGCCCGCGACCCTGCCCGCGCCCTCTGCCCAGGACTCGTCTCTCACGTCCGCTCCCAGCCAGTCTCGGGAGCCTCTGCTTCCCTCcgctcctccccacccctccgggacctctccccctccaccccctcccccaccccggaGGCCGGGCTGGACCCGACCCAGAGCCGCCGCCACCCGCTTCTGCCACTCAATGGAGGACGGTCTGCTGGAGATCATGACCAAGGACGGCGGCGACATGCCGGCGCCCCTGGAGGTGTCCACCGTGCCGGCCGTGGGGGACGTGATCTCCGGGGAGTACAACGGCGGCATGAAGGAACTGATGGAGCACCTGAAAGCCCAGCTGCAAGCCCTGTTTGAGGACGTGAGGGCCATGAGGGGGGCCCTGGACGAGCAGGCCTCGCACATCCAGGTGCTCTCGGACGACGTGTGCGCCAACCAGCGAGCCATCGTCTCCATGTGCCAGATTATGACCACTGCGCCCCGCCAGGGCGGCTTGGGCGTGGTCAGCGGCAAGGGGAGCTTCCCGAGCGACCCCCAAGAGCCGGAGACTCCTTCACCTGGAATTGGGGACAGCGGCTTACTGGGTCGCGATCCCGAGgacgaggaggaagaggaagaagagaaggagatgcCCAGCCCCGCCACACCCACCAGTCACTGTGAGCGTCCGGAGAGTCCCTGTGCTGGTCTCCTTGCGGGGGACGGGCCACCTATGGAGCCCCTTGACATGCCCGACATTACCCTGCTGCAACTGGAGGGCGAGGCCTCCCTGTGAGGGGACTCCGTGGGGCACTACCTTCTCGGGCTGTCTTTGGGTTTCCGAGTGCATGACGCGAGGGGACTGAACGGCGCGGTGCGGCATGCTTCCCTTGGACAGCTGCTCTTGTGggtcaggcagagagagactccctcgAGGAAGGATTTGTAGGGTGAAGGACTTTGGGAGCATCAAGAATTCTTTCTGCCCAACTAAGCGAATTATAGCAAACTGCGGAAAGGTGAGGCTCCGGGAGAGGAAGCGCCCATCTCTGGACTCCCATCCATCCCTATCCTGTCCTTTCCCCCTCCCCAGACAACAGGAGAACCCCTGAAATGTGTAAATAAAATTCTGCTTTTTCTATTCTGAAAAAGGACTTATCTAGGACCATGGCAAATAATCTCTAACAATTTACCTAGAAATTAAGGAATTGGGGGTATTCTGTTCTGGCAACAGGAAATTTACCCTTCTGCTGAAATCCAAGATATTCAGTGCTCTGCAGAAGCCTCTCCCCCTCACAGATCTCTGCGGCTGCTGATTGGTAAAGGAAGCTTGAGGAGGGAACTGCAGCCCTAGGAATCTGGGTGAATGGGGTTCCAAGGGCCCCTGGGCTGGGAGGAGCTGGCTATGAATGTGCATGAAGACATAATAGCTCAACCTCTAGGATTTTGCATGCAGAGCGGATCCTGCCTTGTCACTGACTTCATCTGGGATTGCTTTTCCACTCACTGGGGCTTACAGAACAAAGAGCCCGGTTCACAGGCAGAGACTCGGGGGTGCTCAGCAGCAACCCAGATTTAGGGGACATTTGAGGGACTCTGGGCCGCAGCCAAAAACTGTCTCTCCTGGCTACACCTGCTTAACTTCAGTTCCTTTTTCTGTCAATATGTCCCTGCCCGCTGCCTCTCGGTGTTGCCTTCATGTcttgtgtgtgttatgtgtgtctACTTGTGTAGTAGTGTGTGAGCCCTCAGGGTCAGGGCTTGTGGCTCTGATGTTAGGTTCAGGGGGCTTCAGACCCTTCTATGAGCTCCAAGCTATCATGGCGcttttccctccctcttctcccaaTCAGGGCATGGAGCATGTGGCTGTCCTGAGGTTCTTTTACTGATGTGCCGCCCTCCCACCTCCTCAAGTGGTGACTTTGTGTGCCCTCCCCCTCCTTTCTGTATTCCTTCGCAATACTTTCCTTGGTGTTAACCTTAATAAAAAGGCGTCATCTCCCCTCCTTGCTGACTGATACTAGAGGGATATCAGGGTTGGGCTTAGTGGGAACTGCAGGGACCAtaccttccctcctctctccttgcCTCCAGTTCAAGGAGTTGACTGTTCCTGTCCTGGTTGGGACAGGCATTGCCAGCTCCGCCTGCTTTCCCTTCTGTCCTGGACCTTGACCTCAAGCTGCCCTGGGGAAGGAGGTGGTAAGTGTTGAGACTCCCATGCTAACATGAGTTTTTAGTAGCCAGAACTCCAAATGTGCAGGAGACTTTTCAGTGAAGCATCTGGCCCCTGGGAGATGATTTCCAAATCTGCGTCCTGGAATGGCAGGTACTGCACCTGTTCTGTggagggagtggggtgggggtatTGTTCTGGAGGGATTACCTGGGATCTC comes from the Macaca mulatta isolate MMU2019108-1 chromosome 11, T2T-MMU8v2.0, whole genome shotgun sequence genome and includes:
- the CCDC184 gene encoding coiled-coil domain-containing protein 184 (The RefSeq protein has 1 substitution compared to this genomic sequence); its protein translation is MEDGLLEIMTKDGGDMPAPLEVSTVPAVGDVISGEYNGGMKELMEHLKAQLQALFEDVRAMRGALDEQASHIQVLSDDVCANQRAIVSMCQIMTTAPRQGGLGVVSGKGSFPSDPQEPETPSPGIGDSGLLGRDPEDEEDEEEEKEMPSPATPTSHCERPESPCAGLLAGDGPPMEPLDMPDITLLQLEGEASL